The nucleotide window GGCATTCaatcacacaccacacacacccacacacccactgtcctgccagttgatgttatagttaccagtccagagtctggatcaacctagtggccagctagTTTGATCATGGGTAGGAGGAGCCGGGTTCCGTCGGTTGCAATACAATCctctggggaagtcttggcagaatgaacccaaagtttcatgcAAGGCACCCTGGTTATATactgattttccttcattgggaccaatgagttttgcaccgtCATGTTGTAATGAATTGTTTGacgagtgcttgttttcttaaattattCTTTTCATCCTTTATCTTGATCTTTCATCAAGTAGTTCCTCAGGGAGTTCTCCCATGTTGGGTTTGATCACAGCTATTTTGTCCCcactgataggtgcctgtctcatctttgAAGTCATCACTCAGCCGCCCTCTGGCATTTCAATAGGGACGtgttgcagcctcctggtgccCTTGCGGCTGTTGCCGCTTCCTCCCTCGTACATCTGTTCAGTGATGGCCTTCACGGTTATCTCTTAACACACACatttctcattcacacacaaaacagaattaatttacacacaacattttgaacaggaacatcaaattgcaatgcaaaagaaaacagccatggcattcttttacttattttaaaatgctaaacctgcaacaaattggtgaccctcaaaggtctgttactgccttgaaatcagtccagacacagattctggctgatgtatctcTACCCATTGGCCCATTTggccattcctttctgttactCAGAAAGGGTGTCTGGCAGGATGTGCTCAGATCATAcaccaatacatttaatacaGGGTACAGAATTATTCattatccttcattctaaatcagatgaaacataaaatcctactacaaCATTTGGGGGCAGAGTTTGAGGGAGTttagttcctgatttttatttgacctctctccaggacttgttttggtttggccttcccctttccatccctgtctgaggtttctgtctctatcacagcaggtgacacaatggtgtgtgagaaagaggagcagaattctcagcagggaaatgttgagcaaatggataaacacagagcattatcgcagagatcgaaaaggaatgtgtccaagAGTCATGAGCCGGGAAACTcctgtgagattcagcacagaccaaaaagagagcagggaaaccatcCAGGCAAGAAAGTGGGTAAATGTATTTCCTGTCGGGGAACTTGGACAGACCTCAACGAAACCAcaatacagcaggaaatcctcacgggaaagagaaaaaatatatgCACTGAAGGTGGGAAGAATTTATGTGACTACTCAGTCCTTATAAAGCATcaaagaatccacacaggagaaaggccctttgaatgccatgagtgtgggaaatgcttcactAAGAGCTCAtccctttctgaacatcagagaatccacacaggggagaggccctatgaatgcagtgagtgtgggaaaaacttcactcacagatcaggcTTTTTTCGCCATCTGAGAATTCAcagaggggagaggccctatgaatgcaatgagtgtgggaaaagcttcaatcgtagctcgcaccttattaggcatcagataatccacacaagagagaggGCCTATAAATGCAATgattgtgggaaaagcttcactaagAGTTCAGCCCTTTCTGAACATCACAAAATCCACACCGGGGAGAGGCTCTTTGAATGCAGTgtgtgcgggaaaaccttcaatcacagctcacaccttattaggcatcggagaatccacacaggggagaggccctatgaatgcagtgactgTAGGAAAAGTTTCACTAGCAGCTCAACCCTctctgagcatcagagaatccatacaggggagaggccctatcaatgcagtgagtgtgggaaaaccttcaatcgcagctcaaacctttttactcatcagagaatccacacaggggagaggccctatcaatgcagtgagtgtgggaaaaccttctcttggctcTCAACTCATGttacccatcagagaatctgtCAGGGAGATCAACActataaaaacctctagggctatcaatactttctttttctttaataattttcctggttcccacacagtaacttttgaagctgtttgaactgtttgcagcaccgtTATCCCTTaacttgtccagatgagtggcccatttttgcctttttacAGTTTGCCCTGTTTTGAGGTAGACCAGTTTGTCCTTTCTACCAACTCCATTGTCTCATGAGTAATTCGAGTGTGCCCTTCCTATCAAGAGCCAGGGAACTtcacatttataccattcctcctattgcaaagttattgttagagtcacCAGTGATTCAGATTGCCAGTTGTTCTCCCATTGCTCTGGGTTATGCTGAAGAGCAGTtctattgggaatttttcaaattatatctaaatgaagaggagcagaggcaggaaaaaaaatgtcatttcagcctctgtgacaccAGAAGGATACAGggcgactcagagattccctccttccccatcactgcagaacttaccttttgtctgagccaggcagagtttatcttcatcacattctatccatccacttttcaaagtgtcatgtgatgaagcattctccgttgtctgtgcttggacaTGATGGTTTGACTTCTTAAATCCTATATCAGAGTCACTATGAGTGCAGATgtaagtgtcaaagacctggaaggggaattcaaatggatcccaaacacagtgtgatcattgggagtttaaatccgaggttccatctattggtaaagccacttcttacaaggtagctgttttgtcccccattatgagGATACTAGGATATTAAAAATGTTGTAAATTACATAACTGACTGTTGAGATAGCGCTGAgtgaagcaggtttgaatggatcagagtagaatgtgatgggagaatctcttgtcttgattctgaataatcagatgtaacctgctctggaatttcacttgacacttCCATTGTCATGTATTCTgtctctctgtgatgtgggtttctatctttcctgaagacTGTTTGGTCACCCAGttggatattagttcagtttgataagatatagctcagatttattggagaATTTAAGACAAATGACCATTTGCTAAAGTcctcatttatgatttcagctttgcttttcccccatccctccatgatgacgtggagaaagttcaagtgcagttctgtcaacaggagagaactctccaaTTTACTGGACATGCTAACAAAGAAACAGTAGTGATTCTCCACTCAGAAATGGTTAACAACAGCAGAACCCCAAGTACCTGAgggaagtgcatatgatcaccGTGTAGTTCAATTGTTGAAGTCTATATTATCTCAGATGATCTGGGGATAGAATTCCACATTAGGTGATTTTGAACTAGACAAAATGCCGATGTATTTGGTTCCCAAATGATATGTACCCCAGGCCCAACAAaagatctctcctagctaatcctatgTTACAGGGAATGCTGCCCTTCTTGATgcagatgttgaggaaatagaagtgggcTTTTTGTTGAATTTATTCTTTGTAGGTGTTGAAAATGTGTACAAAATCAGTGCTGGAAATCAAATAGCTACAGAAAAATAGCTATTTTTGAATACAATCTCCAGCTCTGGTAACAAACAAAGATTATGATCCAGCCCTGTGTCCAGTcccatatagattcatagattctagggtcagaaggaaccagtgtgatcatctagtccgaccccctgcacaaagcaggccacagaaccctacccatccacttctataacaaacccctaacctatgcctgagttattgaagtcttcaaattgtggtctgaagacctcaagctgcagagaatccaccagcaagtgacccatgccccacactgcaggggaaggcgaaaaacctccagggcctctgtcaatctgccctggaggaaaattccttcctgacccaaaatatggcgatcagctaaaccctgagcatgtgggcaagactcaccagctagcactcaggaaagaattctctgcagtaactcagatcctatcccatccaacatcccatcaccaaccactgggcatacttatctgctgataatcaaagatcaattgccaaaattaagctatcccatcatgccatcccttccataaacttatcaagcttagtgttaaagtcagatatgtcttttgcccccactactccccttggaaggctgttccagaatttcactcctctaatggttagaaacctttgtttaatttcaagtctaaacttcctagtgtccagtttatacccattcgttcttgtgtctacattggtactaagcttaaataattcctctccctccctaatattaatccctctgatatatttataaagagcaagcatatcccccctcagccttcttttggctagactaaacaagccacgctctttgagtctcctttcatatgacaggttttccattcctcggatcatcctaatagcccgcctctgaacctgttccagtttgaattcatccttcttaaacatgggagaccagaacttcaCACAGTTTTccaggtctcaccagcgccttatataacggtactaacacctccttatctttgctggaaatacctcgcctaatgcatcctaaaaccgcattagcttttttaatggccatatcacattggcggctcatagtcatcctgtgatctaccaataccccaaggtccttctcctcctctgttgcttccaactgatgcatccccaatctgtatctaaagttcttattattaatccctaagtgcatgaccttgcacttttcactattaaatttcatcctattactattactccagtttacaaggtcgtccagatctttctgtatgatattccggtccttttccgtgttagcaatacctcccagcttcgtgtcatccgcgaactttattagcacattcctgctttttgtgccaaggtcggtaataaaaaggttaaataagattggtcccagaaccgatccttgaggaactccactagtaacctccttccagcctgatagttcacccttcagtatgacccgttgtagtctcccctttaaccagttccttatccacctttcaattctcatattgatccccatcttttccaatttgactaataattctgcatgtggaaccgtgccgaatgtcttactgaaatctaggtaaattaccaaccaccaccaccccaaaaaaacaaaaacaaaaaccatctCCCCtacagacccagagtctggaaaGCATTTGTCCCTCATACTGTTGAAAAGACTCACAGCAGAAAGGAGTCCAGCTTCTTAAATAATTCTCTAGCAAGACAAAGAAGAACCTCTCACGTCTATAGACTCACAAAACACTTCCAAGAAATTGTAACTGTATTGTGtttatcataaagaaacaaaaacgcTAAAGACACCAGATTTTTCTGCTACTTCAAAAATATCTGCTTGAAAGAAAGATTGTCACAGTTCAACTCTTCTCTGTTTTTCAAACCAGAAGGTTCTCCCCTAAAGGAGATACACCATTCCTGGAGGCACTGCAATACCAGGTCGATGCATGGGGCAGACAAAGCAAGCTTCTGTTCTAACCCACCCGtttcaaaaatcaagctaatataCAGTCCTCACATCAAGGACAtatcagatttaaaaattttattaaagtaaatgtttgaaatgaaatatacataggttgagagggaaggtactcTACATCTGGGGTCgggcttgggttatggggggttacagATACCGTTTGCAaagatgaaaagatacatacatatcgcataaccggcatagacccagattggggtgcaagggtttttaaagggtcagtgaataagtgggctcgggttcaccacccatggaatgaataaggagtccaagtcagtatcgatGGAGCGGataggtacatgggtggggtgcgtcccttggtccctcagggaaggaagtgggttatttccctggtcggctGTCTCAATTACGCAGTGTGGTATTGGCGGTGTCCGGTGATGTGTTcggtataaatgtctctggaccacctgatggtgtcggacaccatgaTCTGTCTCATGAGCCGGGCACAGCGTCGACCGACCCCACATGCTCTCAGAACCGGCTCGTtgtgggggtcccatgagcccagggctcccacgatCAGGGCGTGTACCTGGACTttgtagccctgggctctcagggtctcAGTCAGCGAGGCATACTTCGACTCCTTCCGTGCTCGGACCTAGTGGAAGGCAGGTGACTGGTTTTCGAAAGGCACCGTGACATCTACCAGGAGGACCTTTTCTGCGTCCGTCACGACGATGTCGGGTCGCAGTCGGCTGTCTGTCCCAAGGATGGCGGAGTCGACGGTGATCTTCCCCAGGGATGGTGGGATGGCTTTCACTAGTCAGTTCTGGATGGCATTGTGGCGTGCCGCCAGGCTCCGGAGTGCTGCTTGCATCCACACAGGACGTGCGGCAGGGTCTTGTTCACGTAGccgcacttcctgcagcgctCGTCCCGGCTGCCGTGGCGGATGGCTCTGTTGAGGGGAACGCAGTTGAGTCGGGCCCTGTGGATGAACCGCCAGTCGGCGAACCTGGTGAAGCTGCCCCCAGGGAGGAAGTGGTTACTGGCATCCCACTTGCTGGACACCTCAAACACCTTGCCCTGGTCTGGCTTCCGCTTGAGGTTCTCAGCGTAGTGGTAGCGGATGGCATCTTTCAGGGACCTTTCTAGCATGGCTCTGGCAGTTGGGGTGACGATGGTGTGGTCCAGGGTCTTTAGACGTCGCACCagtattcccagctcctggcgttcctcacaccacttccagcagcagccGATCCTCTTACCCAGGCATCTTGAGGCGTTGCGGGCACGGGACCAGAGAGAGGATAGGTCTCCCCCCCTCTCCCAAAGTTAGCCTCCAGGGAGCCGCTGAGGTAAGTGGCAACGTCCCGCTCGGAGGGGGCTCCGGCGATGCATTTCCTGACCACACCCCGTACAGACTCCTGTGCGATGCTCCTCACTGTCGGGTCCGGGCACGTCACGAGGCGGAACGTGTGGGTCATTACCACCACGTTGCACAGGTCATCCATCCGAGGTATGTTGGCACCGCCCTGTCTGTGGGAAATGTAGATGATGTCTGTGCACATCCTCTGGGGAAAGTGGAGCTATTTCTTAACCAGCTGTCTGATGGTGCTGTCGGCCTTGTTCAGGGGCACCTTGGCCACGGCCAATCCCCTGAGGACAAAGGAGATTTGGGGGATCAGGAAGGTGTTGAGGGCTTTGATCTTTTGCCAGGGAGCAAGCAGAGAGGAGTCGATTTGGATCTCTGCGATGGTGTCTTCGGGGTTCTGCCGGACGCGGACTCCTGTGGGTATGCCGAGGTGTTGGTATCTCTCTCCCTCTTCGAAGGAGGTCATGGACTCGCCCTGGATAAGGAACCGCGAAGGCCAGACCAGTGCCCTGGTGCCACGGTCGACGTGGAGGAAGGCGCACTTTTTGGGGTTGAAACGCAGGCCGATCCACTCACCAGCTTGGCTGGTGACGTCGAGCTTTTGCTGGAGGCTTTCCGAGCTGTCGGCGACCGGGGCCAGATTGTCTGCGTTGGTCAGAATgctgattttcttgccatgcaggTTGAAGCTGGACAGGCCATTGGAGATGGCTCGGATGAGCGGTTCCATGGCCAGGTTGAAAATGATGAGACTGAGGGGGCGGATGCGGATGGCGTCCGTCTCTCCGTCCGTGGCATGGATGGTGGTGGTGCAGTCCTAGTAGAGGTCCCGGAGGATCTGGATGAAGGTAGCCGGCATCCCGAACTCTCCCAGGGTGGTGAAGATGTGGTGGTGGGGTATGGACCCGAAGGCGTTGGTCAAGTCGAGCCATGCTATGATGCACTGCCTCTTGGACCTCCTGACCTCCTGGATGGCCGTCTGAAGGAGGAAGTTATGCTCATAGCATTCCTCGGAGGACATGAAGTCCTTCTGGACTGAACTGACGGCACCCCCGCAAACTGACCACTCCATGATCCTTGCCACGAGGCAGCTGGCGTACAGCTTGTAgatggtggagcagagggagatgggcctccaGTTGCCGAGGTCGTCTCGGTCCCCTTTTTGGTGAATGAGGACCGTCATGGACTTTTTCCAGGAGCGAGGAACACGATGGAACTGCTTGCATTTGGTGAAGATGGCAGCAAGCACCAAGCAGCCGGGGTCTTGCTTCCTCAGCAGGTGGTGGCGGatgccatcttttccaggagcgCTGTTTTTGTTCCTCGTCAGTCTCTCCTGCACCTCCTGGGGGGAGAAATCTCGCTCTAGATCTTCAGTGAGGTCGATCCAGGGTAGCAGAAGGCACTCTGGGTGTCGCAAGTCGGTCTGGGCCTCGTTATCGAACACGTCCTTGAAGTAGGAGTGGAGTCTCTCAGGCTGGATGGCACAGTATGAGGAGGTCCTGTCGAGGATCTCCCTCATGGCTTTCAGCCGGTTCATCCTGTATAGTTTCTGTATATGGGATGCAGCCGCCGGATCGTAGCAGCGGCCGACGTGCCCTCTCCTGCCTTCTCTGGCAGTGTTGTTATGGCCCAGCGCGGAGAATCTGCACATGGCCTGTGAGGTCTCCTGGAGTTCCCTTCTTCTGGCAGCAATTTCCACAGAGTTCTGCAGTCAGTCTGTCCATCAGGCTGTCGAAGGTCTCGAAGTCCTCAGCCTTTGCCAGTTCTCCCACCCAGGCAGATTGCCATGGTGTGGCGACCCTCGCTCGTGGCCGTCGTTCCTCCTGCTGCGGTGTCTCCACAGGTTCAGGTGCTGGCCTTCTTGTTCCTCAACCTAGAGAGTGGTGTTCATGTGGGTCCTGAGGCGGGGGTCCTGATGTGGTGGTGGGGGCCACTCTCGGTGTCTCTGAGCCAGCGCTGGATCTTCCGGAAGGAAGTGGGGTTCTGGAGCACCGGTGCTGGGCTTTGTGGGGGCGTGGCTCTGTTTGGAAGCACTGGGGGTGGTTCGAGATCTTCTGCAGGTGGCATCCGGCTGTCTGCAGCTGGTATCTGAGAGAGGGGTCCTCGGTGGGGCATGGGTTTTTTGGCAATTGGAGGCTCGTTGGGTAACCTTGGAGGGGGTGTTGGGTCTCCCGAGGGCAGGGTCTGACCGTGGGaaccaggggctgcaggaggctCCTCCATCGGCTGGGTCTCGCCATGTGGCCTGGCATGCGGTGTTAGTTGCTCCTGTGGCAGGGTGACATGAGGTTGCCTGTGGGGGAGCACTGCACCATCTCGTGGTCGTGTCACGCTGGATGTTTTGTATGAGGTTGCTGAGGCGTCTGGTGAGGTTGTTGACCTGGGAGGTGGCAGTGATCCCCTTCGCAGCAGGGTCCAGCATGGGGATTCTGGAGATGGGGCTGGTCCTTTTGGTGCATCATCGGTCCTAGAGGCGGGGGTTGCACTTTCCTCGATTAGCAGTTGGTCCCCCCTTACCTGCCGTGATGGTGGGGATGCTGGTTGGGGTGCTGAAGCTGCACTATCAGTGGGGGTTGGGCTTGGAGCCCACAGGACGTCAGCAGGGTTCACCTTTGTGATCGTGAGGGGTCCCTTGCATGTGGCGTGATGggacttgcatttcttttgagtCTCGAAGGGGGCATTGCAGCGGCTACACCGGAAAGCAATCCGTTTGTTGTAGGTCTTGCAAACGTGCTTGCTGAGGGCCCCGAGGGTCTGGACTCCATGGACAGGGAGGcagaagggggcagaggaggaggcctGTAGGGACTGGGTACTGGAGGTAGATGTGGTCATCGTCCCCTGCCTCACCATCTGTAGGGTGGACCCTTCTTGTGCCTGCAGACTCACCGAAGGTGATTCCTCTGGGTCTGGTGGAGAAGCTTGAGAAGGTGAAGTCgctcctgggggtgtgctggaCTCACTGGCCATGATGTTTCTTTGCCCAGAAGGATAGCACGTGGCAATGAGATCCAGGGCTCTGGAGTCCATTCCCCTTCGAGCGGCCCTCCTCTGGACAGGCGGGTGGTAAGAAGTTACAGAGTCTCAAGTTAAGGAGGTTGTTCCTTCTGGAGCATCCCTTTCTGGAACAGCGGAGCAGCACTCGGCATCCTGGTCCTCAGTCTTCTGGGGGGCTCCTCCGGTGGCATCCTTCCTGGCAGGGCAGCGCTCAGCTTCCCGGTCCTCAGTCCTCTGGGGGGCTCCTCCAATGGCATCCTTCCCGGTGGAGTGGCACTCAGCATCCTGGTCCTGGGTCATTTGGGGGTCTCCTCCGGCGGCATCCTTCCCAGTGGGGCGACAATCAGCATCTTGGTCCTCAGTCATGTGAGGGGCTCctctggtggcatccttcctggCGGGGCGGCGCTCAGCATCACGGTCCTCAGTCCTCTGGGGGGCTCCTCCAGCAACATCCTTCCCGGAGGGATAGTGATCAGCCTCTTGGTCCTCTGTCATGTAGGGGGCTCCTCCGGTGGCATCCTTCCCAGCGGGGCGGTGCTCAGCATCCTGGTTCTGGGTCGTCTGGGGGGATCCTCTGGCGGCGTCCTTCCCAGAGGGGTGGCGATCAGCATCCTGGTCCTTGGTCATCAGGGGGGCTCCTCTGACAGAGTCCCTCCCGGCGGGGCAGCGATCAGCATCCCGGTCCTTGGTCATCTGGGGGGCTCCTTCAGTGGCATCCTTCCTGGCAAGGTGGCCATCAGCATCCTGGTCCTCAGTCATTGAGGGGGCTCCTCCAGTGGGGTCCTTCTTGGCAGTGCGCCCATCAGTATCCTGGTCCTGGATCCTCGGAGGGGCTCCGCCAGTGGCATCCTTCTGGGCAAGGCGTCCATCAGCATCCTGATCCTGGATCCTTGGGGGGGGCTCCTCCAGTGTTGTCCGTCTCGGGAGCAGGAAAGTGGTGTTCAGCATCCTGGACCTGGGAAGCAGGTGGGGATCTTCTGGGGTCCTCCTCCTGAGGAGCTGTCAAGACATTCTTGCTCCTGGATGTGAGGTCCCCAAGAGCTGGCCTTTGCTGCTCAATCTTCCTGTAGAGGTGCCTGCTGGGGTTTTTTTCTGCCAGCTCCTGATGTTTTCATCTTTGCTGGTGGTCCAGGTTTCCAGGAAAGTGGAACACACAGGAACAGCAGCAATCAATAAGGGTGTaactgaaagaaaagaagaaagaaatttCTTTCA belongs to Gopherus flavomarginatus isolate rGopFla2 chromosome 15, rGopFla2.mat.asm, whole genome shotgun sequence and includes:
- the LOC127034660 gene encoding zinc finger protein 391-like isoform X1 produces the protein MPRAPTAQTLLRPRERLQRPRASQGKQERPARVCNSAPPPRDVTSAPGRGRNYISQPAAQEAPQKHLASLGKEREAAKAEEEQQSEELLKQMAAERQKIVWKWKDLRGFLEEQEQRLLARLEELERAIVQRRDEGVCSLSWEISLLSERGGAKGQQQLSQPLQGAGSTGGSREDGTFRKLEPSFAELEKRLSDFSLKSAMLQEVLLGFKETLRRGLGSDTAIPMMINFWETSSAELFEDLAPDSKGTEAVACGKEGGRVTPTFGFRLSQPPRGQGRELAVVEPVQGPVTFEEVAVYFTREEWALLDSRQRALCRDVMQENYENMTLLAGDTMVCEKEEQNSQQGNVEQMDKHRALSQRSKRNVSKSHEPGNSCEIQHRPKREQGNHPGKKVGKCISCRGTWTDLNETTIQQEILTGKRKNICTEGGKNLCDYSVLIKHQRIHTGERPFECHECGKCFTKSSSLSEHQRIHTGERPYECSECGKNFTHRSGFFRHLRIHRGERPYECNECGKSFNRSSHLIRHQIIHTRERAYKCNDCGKSFTKSSALSEHHKIHTGERLFECSVCGKTFNHSSHLIRHRRIHTGERPYECSDCRKSFTSSSTLSEHQRIHTGERPYQCSECGKTFNRSSNLFTHQRIHTGERPYQCSECGKTFSWLSTHVTHQRICQGDQHYKNL
- the LOC127034660 gene encoding zinc finger protein 3-like isoform X3, which produces MPRAPTAQTLLRPRERLQRPRASQGKQERPARVCNSAPPPRDVTSAPGRGRNYISQPAAQEAPQKHLASLGKEREAAKAEEEQQSEELLKQMAAERQKIVWKWKDLRGFLEEQEQRLLARLEELERAIVQRRDEGVCSLSWEISLLSERGGAKGQQQLSQPLQGAGSTGGSREDGTFRKLEPSFAELEKRLSDFSLKSAMLQEVLLGFKETLRRGLGSDTAIPMMINFWETSSAELFEDLAPDSKGTEAVACGKEGGRVTPTFGFRLSQPPRGQGRELAVVEPVQLLALGEACWDACWGVTLEPAGGPIPRISLWLVAGDTMVCEKEEQNSQQGNVEQMDKHRALSQRSKRNVSKSHEPGNSCEIQHRPKREQGNHPGKKVGKCISCRGTWTDLNETTIQQEILTGKRKNICTEGGKNLCDYSVLIKHQRIHTGERPFECHECGKCFTKSSSLSEHQRIHTGERPYECSECGKNFTHRSGFFRHLRIHRGERPYECNECGKSFNRSSHLIRHQIIHTRERAYKCNDCGKSFTKSSALSEHHKIHTGERLFECSVCGKTFNHSSHLIRHRRIHTGERPYECSDCRKSFTSSSTLSEHQRIHTGERPYQCSECGKTFNRSSNLFTHQRIHTGERPYQCSECGKTFSWLSTHVTHQRICQGDQHYKNL
- the LOC127034660 gene encoding zinc finger protein 260-like isoform X6 codes for the protein MPRAPTAQTLLRPRERLQRPRASQGKQERPARVCNSAPPPRDVTSAPGRGRNYISQPAAQEAPQKHLASLGKEREAAKAEEEQQSEELLKQMAAERQKIVWKWKDLRGFLEEQEQRLLARLEELERAIVQRRDEGVCSLSWEISLLSERGGAKGQQQLSQPLQGAGSTGGSREDGTFRKLEPSFAELEKRLSDFSLKSAMLQEVLLGFKETLRRGLGSDTAIPMMINFWETSSAELFEDLAPDSKGTEAVACGKEAGDTMVCEKEEQNSQQGNVEQMDKHRALSQRSKRNVSKSHEPGNSCEIQHRPKREQGNHPGKKVGKCISCRGTWTDLNETTIQQEILTGKRKNICTEGGKNLCDYSVLIKHQRIHTGERPFECHECGKCFTKSSSLSEHQRIHTGERPYECSECGKNFTHRSGFFRHLRIHRGERPYECNECGKSFNRSSHLIRHQIIHTRERAYKCNDCGKSFTKSSALSEHHKIHTGERLFECSVCGKTFNHSSHLIRHRRIHTGERPYECSDCRKSFTSSSTLSEHQRIHTGERPYQCSECGKTFNRSSNLFTHQRIHTGERPYQCSECGKTFSWLSTHVTHQRICQGDQHYKNL
- the LOC127034660 gene encoding zinc finger protein 391-like isoform X4; protein product: MPRAPTAQTLLRPRERLQRPRASQGKQERPARVCNSAPPPRDVTSAPGRGRNYISQPAAQEAPQKHLASLGKEREAAKAEEEQQSEELLKQMAAERQKIVWKWKDLRGFLEEQEQRLLARLEELERAIVQRRDEGVCSLSWEISLLSERGGAKGQQQLSQPLQGAGSTGGSREDGTFRKLEPSFAELEKRLSDFSLKSAMLQEVLLGFKAIPMMINFWETSSAELFEDLAPDSKGTEAVACGKEGGRVTPTFGFRLSQPPRGQGRELAVVEPVQGPVTFEEVAVYFTREEWALLDSRQRALCRDVMQENYENMTLLAGDTMVCEKEEQNSQQGNVEQMDKHRALSQRSKRNVSKSHEPGNSCEIQHRPKREQGNHPGKKVGKCISCRGTWTDLNETTIQQEILTGKRKNICTEGGKNLCDYSVLIKHQRIHTGERPFECHECGKCFTKSSSLSEHQRIHTGERPYECSECGKNFTHRSGFFRHLRIHRGERPYECNECGKSFNRSSHLIRHQIIHTRERAYKCNDCGKSFTKSSALSEHHKIHTGERLFECSVCGKTFNHSSHLIRHRRIHTGERPYECSDCRKSFTSSSTLSEHQRIHTGERPYQCSECGKTFNRSSNLFTHQRIHTGERPYQCSECGKTFSWLSTHVTHQRICQGDQHYKNL
- the LOC127034660 gene encoding zinc finger protein 391-like isoform X2; its protein translation is MPRAPTAQTLLRPRERLQRPRASQGKQERPARVCNSAPPPRDVTSAPGRGRNYISQPAAQEAPQKHLASLGKEREAAKAEEEQQSEELLKQMAAERQKIVWKWKDLRGFLEEQEQRLLARLEELERAIVQRRDEGVCSLSWEISLLSERGGAKGQQQLSQPLQGAGSTGGREDGTFRKLEPSFAELEKRLSDFSLKSAMLQEVLLGFKETLRRGLGSDTAIPMMINFWETSSAELFEDLAPDSKGTEAVACGKEGGRVTPTFGFRLSQPPRGQGRELAVVEPVQGPVTFEEVAVYFTREEWALLDSRQRALCRDVMQENYENMTLLAGDTMVCEKEEQNSQQGNVEQMDKHRALSQRSKRNVSKSHEPGNSCEIQHRPKREQGNHPGKKVGKCISCRGTWTDLNETTIQQEILTGKRKNICTEGGKNLCDYSVLIKHQRIHTGERPFECHECGKCFTKSSSLSEHQRIHTGERPYECSECGKNFTHRSGFFRHLRIHRGERPYECNECGKSFNRSSHLIRHQIIHTRERAYKCNDCGKSFTKSSALSEHHKIHTGERLFECSVCGKTFNHSSHLIRHRRIHTGERPYECSDCRKSFTSSSTLSEHQRIHTGERPYQCSECGKTFNRSSNLFTHQRIHTGERPYQCSECGKTFSWLSTHVTHQRICQGDQHYKNL
- the LOC127034660 gene encoding zinc finger protein 391-like isoform X8 encodes the protein MWEAPQKHLASLGKEREAAKAEEEQQSEELLKQMAAERQKIVWKWKDLRGFLEEQEQRLLARLEELERAIVQRRDEGVCSLSWEISLLSERGGAKGQQQLSQPLQGAGSTGGSREDGTFRKLEPSFAELEKRLSDFSLKSAMLQEVLLGFKETLRRGLGSDTAIPMMINFWETSSAELFEDLAPDSKGTEAVACGKEGGRVTPTFGFRLSQPPRGQGRELAVVEPVQGPVTFEEVAVYFTREEWALLDSRQRALCRDVMQENYENMTLLAGDTMVCEKEEQNSQQGNVEQMDKHRALSQRSKRNVSKSHEPGNSCEIQHRPKREQGNHPGKKVGKCISCRGTWTDLNETTIQQEILTGKRKNICTEGGKNLCDYSVLIKHQRIHTGERPFECHECGKCFTKSSSLSEHQRIHTGERPYECSECGKNFTHRSGFFRHLRIHRGERPYECNECGKSFNRSSHLIRHQIIHTRERAYKCNDCGKSFTKSSALSEHHKIHTGERLFECSVCGKTFNHSSHLIRHRRIHTGERPYECSDCRKSFTSSSTLSEHQRIHTGERPYQCSECGKTFNRSSNLFTHQRIHTGERPYQCSECGKTFSWLSTHVTHQRICQGDQHYKNL